From one Gossypium hirsutum isolate 1008001.06 chromosome D08, Gossypium_hirsutum_v2.1, whole genome shotgun sequence genomic stretch:
- the LOC107915399 gene encoding 40S ribosomal protein S5 — protein sequence CVVLDIGLVEAKVPCNLLVECFTCGVVYNLSYVLHTAGRYSVKRFRKAQCPIVERLTNSLMMHGRNNGKKLMAVRIVKHAMEIIYLLTDQNPIQVIVDAIINSGPREDATRIGSAGVVRRQAVDISPIRRVNQAIYLLTTGNRESAFRNIKTIAECLADELINAAKGSSNSYAIKKKDEIERVAKANRLGIGRTLHKPWQWTLLFFIQYFISYLFCVPNII from the exons TGTGTGGTTTTGGATATAGGTTTAGTTGAGGCAAAAGTACCATGTAACCTTTTAGTTGAATGTTTTACATGTGGAGTAGTGTATAATCTATCATATGTTTTACACACTGCTGGGAGGTACTCAGTTAAGCGTTTTAGAAAGGCTCAGTGCCCCATTGTTGAGAGGCTTACAAACTCATTGATGATGCATGGCCGAAACAATGGAAAGAAACTTATGGCAGTCAGGATTGTGAAGCATGCTATGGAAATTATTTATCTCCTGACTGATCAGAACCCAATTCAAGTCATTGTTGATGCCATTATCAACAG TGGACCTCGTGAAGATGCTACTCGTATTGGTTCTGCTGGTGTTGTGAGGCGTCAGGCTGTTGATATTTCTCCTATTCGTCGAGTGAATCAGGCCATCTATCTCCTCACCACTGGTAATCGTGAGTCTGCATTCAGAAACATTAAAACTATCGCTGAATGTTTGGCTGATGAGCTTATTAACGCAGCAAAGGGATCATCTAACAG CTATGCCATCAAGAAGAAGGACGAAATCGAGAGAGTTGCCAAGGCCAATCGTTTAGGAATTGGTAGGACTTTGCATAAACCATGGCAGTGGACACTTCTGTTTTTTATTCAGTACTTTATAAGTTACCTATTTTGTGTTCCGAACATAATATGA